Proteins from a genomic interval of Zingiber officinale cultivar Zhangliang chromosome 1B, Zo_v1.1, whole genome shotgun sequence:
- the LOC121985943 gene encoding uncharacterized protein LOC121985943: protein MQRAGEEESKERYRTFFSLLPESQLFASVTRLSSFFLRSMATSPFVSAVLLLFLLPSAARSEGVVADPCAARSDGGPASCPITCFRPDPVCADDGTTYWCGCTEAACAGARVAKRGPCQVGNGGRGLVSGQAFLLLHIVWLIVLGFSVLCGFL from the coding sequence GGTACAGAACCTTCTTCTCCCTCCTCCCCGAATCTCAGCTCTTCGCCTCCGTAACAAGGCTGTCGTCTTTCTTTCTTCGATCCATGGCCACTTCCCCCTTCGTCTCCGCTGTCCTCCTTCTCTTTCTCCTGCCCTCCGCCGCCCGATCGGAGGGCGTCGTCGCTGATCCCTGCGCCGCCAGATCCGACGGCGGGCCGGCCTCCTGCCCCATCACCTGTTTCCGCCCCGATCCTGTCTGCGCCGACGACGGCACGACGTATTGGTGCGGCTGTACGGAGGCGGCGTGCGCCGGCGCTCGCGTCGCCAAGCGGGGGCCGTGCCAGGTCGGCAACGGCGGAAGAGGCCTCGTGTCCGGGCAGGCCTTCCTCCTCCTCCACATTGTATGGCTCATCGTCCTCGGATTCTCCGTCCTTTGCGGCTTCCTCTGA
- the LOC122043602 gene encoding uncharacterized protein LOC122043602, with product MKESFELNQPFTKCIRWQLEETTDPLHCPFHYFCASFYHGGDYPPSVDLLVFFFALASFLSAVAFTLLDFAASSAGELNVGRLRLSRRHLLPSGPVGLPLAILVLSHGHSINTIYPFLRLAPALLHVVYVSALAFRNRSESEAKYGILEATTVSGILHASKHLDSVIFPYYTGLEAAAGSTPSGACASCVCRKAALAATGGGHRGCSRTTVAVAGAVCARMVCRVMGEGRWRGWMRNAVEGVGWGLVARDSLRLMARGGGGVAASRTALDVAVHGGVSVLVLLNLARILYKFSDSVATKKHRHCGQRKIVASRDYEEIV from the coding sequence ATGAAGGAGAGCTTTGAGCTTAATCAGCCGTTCACCAAATGCATCCGGTGGCAGCTGGAAGAAACCACCGATCCCCTCCACTGCCCTTTTCACTACTTCTGCGCCAGCTTCTACCACGGCGGCGACTACCCTCCCTCCGTCGACCTCCTCGtgttcttcttcgctttggcatCCTTCCTCTCCGCCGTCGCCTTCACTCTCCTGGACTTCGCGGCCAGCTCCGCGGGGGAACTCAACGTGGGAAGACTGAGACTTAGCAGGAGGCATCTGCTGCCGTCGGGACCCGTCGGGCTTCCTCTGGCGATACTCGTCCTCTCCCACGGCCACAGCATCAACACGATCTACCCCTTCTTGCGCCTAGCGCCGGCGCTCCTCCACGTCGTATACGTGTCGGCGCTGGCGTTCCGGAACCGGTCGGAGAGCGAGGCCAAGTACGGGATCCTGGAGGCCACCACCGTGTCAGGGATCCTGCACGCGAGCAAGCACTTGGACTCCGTAATCTTTCCTTACTACACGGGGCTGGAGGCGGCGGCGGGGTCGACGCCTTCCGGCGCGTGCGCGTCGTGCGTCTGCCGGAAGGCCGCCCTGGCGGCCACCGGTGGCGGGCACAGGGGGTGTTCGAGGACGACGGTGGCGGTGGCGGGTGCGGTCTGCGCGAGGATGGTGTGCAGGGTGATGGGGGAGGGGAGGTGGAGAGGGTGGATGAGGAACGCGGTGGAGGGGGTCGGGTGGGGTTTGGTTGCCAGGGACTCCCTGCGGCTGATGGCGAGAGGCGGCGGCGGCGTTGCGGCGAGCCGCACCGCCCTGGATGTGGCGGTCCATGGAGGGGTCTCCGTTCTGGTTTTGCTAAATCTGGCGAGGATTCTGTACAAGTTCTCGGATTCGGTGGCGACTAAGAAGCATCGGCATTGCGGCCAGAGGAAAATCGTAGCGAGTAGAGATTACGAGGAAATTGTATAG